Proteins from a genomic interval of Nostoc sp. TCL240-02:
- a CDS encoding sensor histidine kinase, translating into MLPEILPQQSRHAISSTTNTDESNLRLESTLQELLSWQVHIEIECPGNDLATLFKQEPLLPGIILNNNQEYVGMISRRKFFEYMSYPYSLALFSTKPIKILYKFFQTEILAISEDMPIVKATEITLQRQPQIAYEPILIKTKCGKYKLVDFHQLLLAYSQIHVLTLVQLQQVEEQSRVAKAGFRDLQQNYMRLIQNEKMAALGQLVAGIAHEINNPVNFIAGNLVHAIEYSQNLLNIIRLYQQSYPEPEAEIKTAIAQIELDFLTTDLPRLLTSMQVGTQRIEQIVLSLRNFSRLDESEKKLVDIHEGIDSTLIILQSRLQNNQIGENINIIKEYGDLPQVECYAGLLNQVFMNILANAIDAIEESLVTCTERLALSEVERSRSISHPSLVRDKGKICIRTQLTDNNQVIIRISDNGPGIPESLQKQLFDPFFTTKPVGKGTGLGLSISYQIVVEKHGGHLQCISTFGKGTEFIIEIPVHLNSELV; encoded by the coding sequence ATGTTGCCAGAAATATTACCTCAGCAGTCAAGACATGCTATTAGCAGTACAACAAATACTGATGAGTCAAACTTGCGATTAGAGTCAACGTTGCAAGAATTACTTTCTTGGCAAGTTCACATTGAAATAGAGTGTCCAGGGAATGATTTAGCTACGCTCTTTAAGCAAGAGCCTTTATTACCAGGAATTATCCTCAATAATAATCAAGAGTATGTAGGGATGATTTCACGGCGGAAATTTTTTGAGTATATGAGCTACCCCTACAGTTTGGCTTTATTTTCCACAAAACCGATTAAAATTCTTTACAAGTTTTTCCAGACAGAGATATTAGCCATTTCTGAGGATATGCCTATTGTTAAAGCTACTGAAATAACTTTGCAACGGCAACCTCAAATTGCCTATGAGCCAATTTTGATTAAAACTAAGTGTGGAAAATATAAGCTGGTCGATTTTCATCAATTACTCTTAGCCTACTCCCAAATTCATGTATTAACACTCGTTCAGCTACAACAGGTAGAGGAACAATCTAGAGTTGCTAAAGCAGGTTTTCGCGATCTTCAGCAAAACTATATGCGGTTAATTCAGAATGAAAAAATGGCTGCATTAGGACAACTTGTTGCTGGTATTGCACACGAAATAAATAACCCTGTAAACTTTATTGCTGGGAACCTTGTTCACGCCATCGAATATAGTCAAAATCTACTCAATATTATTAGATTGTACCAACAATCTTATCCTGAGCCAGAAGCAGAAATTAAAACTGCGATCGCACAAATTGAACTGGATTTTTTAACTACCGATCTCCCCCGTCTTCTCACCTCTATGCAGGTTGGTACCCAGCGAATCGAGCAAATCGTTCTTTCTTTACGAAATTTTTCTCGTCTTGATGAATCTGAGAAAAAGTTAGTTGATATCCATGAAGGTATTGATAGTACGCTAATAATCTTACAAAGTCGTCTTCAAAATAACCAAATAGGTGAAAACATCAACATAATTAAAGAATACGGCGATCTTCCCCAAGTTGAGTGCTACGCTGGGTTACTCAATCAGGTATTTATGAATATTTTGGCGAATGCTATTGATGCTATAGAAGAGTCATTAGTCACTTGTACTGAGCGACTTGCCTTGAGCGAGGTCGAAAGGAGTCGAAGTATTAGTCATCCGTCATTGGTAAGGGATAAAGGAAAAATTTGTATTCGGACTCAACTCACTGATAACAATCAAGTAATTATTCGCATTTCAGATAATGGCCCGGGAATTCCAGAGAGTTTGCAAAAGCAACTATTTGATCCCTTTTTTACTACTAAACCCGTTGGGAAAGGCACTGGATTAGGTCTATCTATTAGTTATCAAATTGTTGTGGAAAAACACGGTGGTCATCTGCAATGTATATCAACTTTTGGCAAAGGGACTGAGTTTATTATTGAAATTCCGGTTCACCTAAATTCTGAACTTGTTTAG